The following proteins come from a genomic window of Chryseobacterium glaciei:
- a CDS encoding PKD domain-containing protein produces the protein MNAKLDNVTTQYRKFNVNQALTEGQLNEFIDYFEDQDRLSRTRLSGVGVVCGFRSEYVDFILQPEVSREKESKPGDLDLENPLQTIMITQGAGVTTDGDLITLRQKEDSPSEVTIDFEVKNYRYYKNYIDKVGYEYFRIGGNQIPLVELFTEKELKAAGANIADYKPVSDIGNINDKIIILYLESYSNEESPCEDADCDNTGAEQVSNLKVLLADSASVSALIARGDAKDTIYKAHNAYEELFDHLPKVEAKRVILDADTTSASKLKTKFRDASDAVAELSDGFNAIASNFNVSVNLGGQSLTDKLTSLLLPTIPSRLEDYQYRYDLLKDLVDTYNEIKGLILHLNFECCPGIASFPKHLMLGAVGTTLELGKYVPFRHGFYNSPITTNDDENYEKVVMLANRFVQKLNGFQSYLGPIKITPSNLYVRLGDKAIPYYYNVDKPLLTQWNFEKTKTDRETYNLSYHTTNLAGENFVQDPLNYNIDNNDFYRVEGHLGLPYKTALQNINDLKTKYGLAFDVIALVLQKGEKPGGDVPREKTVSIDDLRKQLVSISSDISNKKNDSQSTLLNISKLDEKLRLLNQAEFSKEGSPDGVNVVKQDPKKDDVVSELLSEFLERKSGLEHVAGVEPGGTFVLIYESETNNQVLADFSLPYLCCSKKEPVSLILPSAKLCQKDAPIAMTVIPPNGEVKAFVNGVQVPAITQSAGQSYFDPGLVTSSYLEQTITFTVNDDFVETQMVVHKNPEIVSVLSGTVTYEAPTTNPDTTNPDAKVEFDVVGNLAGFTFTWNFDDGTQIIPNEAPTNKKIHVYKLTAGQEDTFNPTLTVTNSNGCSTVYRLAPLKLTGQSTIACLTGMRILIQYIHAKENGNHTCNAAVFNLKGNGLIIGGNPNGNVFLNNAGGPDDKLNYPDNYPPNYTGFDRASEIIINQDEAQQIAALSPDGFISFSLECALGYCHTGVAWTQIFLADSQVPIYDDYPENNFLSINPCTGDTR, from the coding sequence ATGAATGCCAAATTAGATAATGTAACAACCCAATATAGAAAGTTCAACGTAAATCAAGCGTTAACAGAAGGGCAATTAAACGAATTTATAGACTATTTCGAAGATCAGGACAGGCTATCAAGAACTCGTCTGAGCGGCGTGGGTGTAGTATGTGGTTTTAGATCTGAGTACGTAGATTTTATCTTACAGCCTGAAGTTTCAAGGGAAAAAGAATCTAAACCTGGAGACTTAGATCTTGAAAATCCCCTTCAGACTATTATGATTACACAGGGTGCCGGGGTTACCACAGACGGAGACTTAATAACGCTGCGCCAAAAAGAAGATAGTCCTTCAGAAGTTACTATAGACTTCGAAGTTAAAAATTATAGATATTATAAAAATTATATTGATAAGGTCGGATATGAATATTTTCGTATTGGAGGTAATCAAATCCCTCTTGTGGAATTGTTTACAGAAAAGGAATTAAAAGCTGCCGGTGCTAATATTGCAGACTATAAACCAGTAAGCGACATCGGTAATATAAACGATAAAATTATAATTTTATATTTAGAAAGTTATTCAAACGAGGAGTCACCTTGTGAAGATGCTGATTGTGATAACACCGGAGCAGAGCAAGTGTCTAATCTTAAAGTGCTTTTAGCAGATTCAGCGTCTGTTTCAGCTCTTATTGCAAGAGGCGATGCAAAAGATACTATCTATAAGGCTCACAATGCTTATGAAGAACTTTTTGATCATTTACCTAAAGTAGAGGCAAAAAGAGTTATTCTGGATGCTGATACTACATCAGCGTCGAAATTAAAAACAAAATTTAGGGATGCTAGTGATGCGGTTGCAGAATTAAGCGATGGTTTTAATGCAATTGCAAGTAATTTTAACGTAAGTGTAAACCTTGGCGGGCAATCACTTACAGATAAATTGACTTCTTTATTGCTTCCGACAATACCGTCAAGATTAGAAGATTATCAATACCGATATGATTTGCTAAAAGATTTAGTAGATACATACAATGAGATTAAAGGCTTGATTTTACATCTAAATTTTGAGTGTTGTCCAGGGATAGCTTCATTCCCTAAACACCTTATGTTAGGGGCTGTCGGAACAACACTAGAATTAGGAAAATATGTGCCTTTCCGTCATGGTTTTTATAATTCACCTATAACCACAAATGATGATGAGAATTACGAAAAAGTAGTAATGCTTGCCAATCGTTTTGTACAGAAATTAAATGGATTTCAATCATACCTCGGACCTATTAAAATTACCCCTTCTAATCTTTATGTAAGATTGGGTGATAAAGCAATCCCGTACTACTACAATGTAGATAAACCATTATTGACTCAATGGAACTTTGAAAAAACAAAAACCGATAGAGAAACCTACAATTTAAGCTATCATACAACCAATTTGGCCGGAGAAAACTTTGTTCAAGATCCATTGAATTATAATATTGACAACAACGACTTCTACAGAGTTGAAGGTCATTTAGGATTACCTTACAAAACAGCCTTACAAAATATCAACGATCTGAAAACAAAATACGGATTAGCTTTTGATGTCATTGCGTTGGTTTTACAGAAAGGTGAAAAACCTGGTGGCGATGTTCCAAGAGAGAAAACGGTATCAATTGATGATTTAAGAAAACAATTGGTGTCGATTTCTAGTGACATCAGTAACAAAAAAAATGATTCACAAAGTACTTTACTAAACATATCTAAATTAGATGAAAAGTTAAGATTATTAAACCAGGCTGAATTCTCAAAAGAAGGATCGCCAGACGGTGTAAATGTTGTAAAACAAGATCCTAAAAAAGACGATGTTGTAAGCGAGCTTTTAAGCGAATTTTTAGAAAGAAAATCGGGCTTAGAGCATGTGGCTGGTGTAGAACCGGGTGGAACTTTTGTTTTAATTTACGAATCAGAAACAAATAACCAGGTTTTGGCAGATTTCTCATTGCCTTACTTATGTTGTTCTAAAAAAGAACCGGTCTCCCTTATATTGCCAAGCGCTAAGCTATGTCAAAAAGATGCTCCGATTGCTATGACAGTCATTCCGCCAAACGGAGAAGTAAAAGCATTTGTAAATGGTGTTCAGGTACCGGCAATTACACAATCTGCAGGTCAGAGTTACTTTGATCCAGGTTTAGTTACTTCAAGTTATTTGGAGCAGACAATTACCTTTACTGTTAATGATGATTTTGTAGAGACTCAAATGGTTGTACACAAAAATCCGGAAATCGTATCTGTATTATCTGGTACGGTAACTTATGAGGCTCCTACGACAAATCCGGATACAACAAATCCAGATGCAAAAGTTGAATTTGATGTAGTTGGAAACCTTGCAGGTTTTACGTTTACATGGAATTTTGATGATGGTACCCAGATCATACCTAACGAAGCACCGACTAATAAGAAAATTCATGTTTACAAACTAACTGCAGGGCAGGAAGATACTTTCAACCCAACACTTACGGTAACCAATAGTAACGGATGTAGTACGGTTTATAGATTAGCACCATTAAAGTTAACTGGACAATCTACGATTGCTTGTTTAACAGGTATGAGGATTCTTATTCAGTATATCCATGCAAAGGAAAATGGAAATCATACTTGTAATGCAGCAGTGTTTAATTTAAAAGGAAACGGATTAATTATAGGAGGTAATCCAAATGGAAATGTTTTCTTAAATAATGCGGGAGGCCCAGATGATAAACTGAATTATCCTGACAATTATCCACCAAATTATACAGGATTTGATAGAGCGAGTGAAATTATTATTAATCAGGATGAAGCACAGCAAATCGCAGCATTATCCCCAGACGGATTTATATCATTCTCTCTTGAATGTGCATTGGGTTACTGTCATACCGGGGTTGCCTGGACTCAGATATTCCTTGCTGATAGTCAGGTTCCGATTTATGATGATTATCCAGAGAATAATTTCTTATCAATTAACCCTTGTACAGGTGATACAAGATAA
- a CDS encoding GPW/gp25 family protein: MKINTDFLGIGWSFPPEFNETEGKLSMTTDVEDINNSLIILLSTRPGERVMFPDYGCDLQEMLFKPLDLTLITQMKGIVERAILYHEPRINILSIEIDTQEELEGEVLIEIDYEVRNTNTRSNIVFPFYKGEATEI; encoded by the coding sequence ATGAAAATAAATACAGATTTTTTAGGAATAGGCTGGAGTTTTCCGCCTGAGTTTAATGAGACTGAAGGAAAACTGTCAATGACCACCGATGTAGAAGACATCAATAATAGTCTTATTATTTTGTTGTCAACACGCCCGGGTGAACGTGTAATGTTCCCTGACTACGGATGCGATCTGCAGGAAATGCTCTTCAAACCTCTAGACTTAACGCTTATCACTCAAATGAAAGGAATCGTTGAGCGTGCTATTCTATATCATGAACCTAGAATAAACATTTTAAGTATTGAAATTGATACTCAGGAAGAACTTGAAGGAGAAGTTTTGATAGAAATTGACTACGAAGTAAGAAATACTAATACAAGAAGCAATATTGTTTTTCCTTTCTATAAAGGAGAAGCTACTGAAATATAA
- the vgrG gene encoding type VI secretion system tip protein VgrG, which yields MNNSGYIQTAKNPDLVTFKIMSGGTELPGKYGVKSIVVEKEVNRIPYARIVILDGSVPEQDFKLSNEDLLIPGKEIEITAGYHSEEETIFKGIVVKHNIKIRNGSSYLIVECRDKAVKMTLGRKSKYFYESTDSDVMEELIGNNGLTADVEATSNSHKELVQYQASDWDFMLTRAQANGKLCFVEDGTIKIAKPDFSGETLETVVYGSSVHEFDGEIDARDQFNKITAKTWSYTDQELTEVEAQDPAINLNGNLSSGDLAKVFGIEDLQLKHGGNLTQGELQEWGDAKATFQQLAKTRGRVKFQGIPSVKPGVSLTLQGVGNRFNGKIYVTGVRHEIAEGNWLVDAQFGLSPTWFSETYDVSEMPGSGIMPAISGLHIGVVSQLESDPDGEDRILVQIPIINNEEEGIWARIATLDAGENRGSFFRPEIGDEVIIGFINDDPNDAVVLGMLNSSAKPAPIVASDDNHEKGFVTRSEMKMIFNDDKISYTLETPKGKKLIVDEDADIIKIEDEHSNILTLNKDGISIESGKDIKIKAKGDITMEGTNINVKASAQFKAEGSSGSELKSGAVTVVKGSQVKIN from the coding sequence ATGAATAATAGCGGATACATACAAACAGCAAAAAATCCAGATCTAGTAACCTTTAAGATTATGTCAGGAGGTACAGAATTGCCTGGTAAGTACGGTGTGAAAAGCATTGTAGTGGAGAAAGAAGTCAACAGAATTCCTTATGCCCGCATCGTTATTTTAGACGGAAGTGTGCCGGAACAGGATTTCAAATTAAGTAATGAAGATCTATTAATTCCTGGGAAAGAAATTGAAATTACTGCCGGATATCACTCTGAAGAAGAGACCATTTTTAAAGGAATTGTTGTAAAACACAATATAAAAATCAGAAACGGTTCTTCTTACCTCATCGTAGAATGCAGAGATAAAGCTGTAAAAATGACTTTAGGAAGAAAAAGTAAATATTTCTACGAAAGTACAGACAGCGATGTCATGGAAGAACTTATTGGTAATAACGGACTTACTGCCGATGTGGAAGCTACTTCAAATTCTCATAAAGAATTGGTTCAGTATCAGGCTTCTGATTGGGATTTTATGTTGACCAGAGCACAGGCCAACGGTAAATTGTGTTTTGTTGAAGATGGAACTATCAAAATAGCTAAACCTGATTTTAGTGGTGAAACCTTAGAAACAGTGGTTTACGGATCATCTGTACATGAATTTGACGGTGAAATTGACGCGAGAGATCAATTCAACAAAATTACAGCCAAAACTTGGAGCTATACCGATCAGGAATTAACGGAAGTTGAAGCTCAGGATCCGGCAATTAATCTCAATGGAAATCTTTCTTCCGGTGATCTAGCAAAAGTTTTTGGAATTGAAGATCTACAACTTAAACACGGCGGAAATCTTACGCAAGGCGAGCTACAGGAATGGGGCGATGCTAAAGCAACTTTTCAACAGTTAGCAAAAACAAGAGGAAGAGTAAAATTCCAGGGAATTCCATCGGTGAAACCGGGAGTTTCATTAACGCTTCAAGGTGTAGGAAACAGATTCAACGGAAAGATTTACGTTACAGGTGTTCGTCACGAAATAGCCGAAGGAAATTGGTTAGTAGACGCTCAATTTGGACTTTCTCCAACATGGTTTTCAGAAACTTATGATGTCAGCGAAATGCCAGGTTCAGGAATTATGCCTGCAATTAGCGGATTACATATCGGTGTCGTATCACAATTGGAATCTGATCCGGATGGTGAAGATAGAATTTTAGTGCAAATCCCAATTATTAATAATGAAGAGGAGGGAATTTGGGCAAGAATTGCCACTCTTGATGCGGGAGAAAACAGAGGATCATTTTTCAGACCGGAAATTGGTGATGAGGTCATCATCGGATTCATTAATGACGATCCTAATGATGCAGTTGTCCTTGGAATGCTGAATAGCAGCGCAAAACCTGCTCCAATTGTAGCTTCTGATGATAATCACGAAAAAGGATTTGTAACCCGAAGCGAAATGAAAATGATTTTTAATGACGACAAGATTTCATACACGCTTGAAACTCCAAAAGGCAAAAAATTAATTGTAGATGAAGATGCAGACATCATTAAAATTGAAGATGAACATTCTAATATTCTTACGCTTAATAAAGACGGGATTAGTATAGAAAGTGGGAAAGACATCAAGATCAAAGCAAAAGGTGACATTACGATGGAAGGAACCAATATCAATGTAAAAGCATCTGCACAATTCAAAGCTGAAGGAAGTTCTGGCTCAGAGCTTAAATCAGGAGCAGTAACAGTCGTAAAAGGATCTCAAGTTAAAATTAATTAA
- a CDS encoding CIS tube protein → MRGAIQKLTIGTYKDSDYERRIKVGAFKAFINPTGFSMTYKTKYNSDQADGNSKPNLGYTSSAAPDLQLEFLFDGTGVTEANSGIKLINKIKGKSFAKTAVTKQINDFYKATGELEGSIHKPYNVILNWGSFEFKGVLSELTIEYKLFDNEGQPLRAIGKATFSESTSPKLAGKIEDKQSPDLTHKRTVQDGDTLPLMTERIYGDSKYYLEVAKVNKLVNFRQLIPGQDLYFPPLEKVS, encoded by the coding sequence ATGAGAGGAGCAATTCAAAAACTAACGATAGGGACTTATAAAGACTCTGATTATGAAAGACGAATTAAGGTGGGTGCTTTTAAAGCTTTTATCAATCCTACAGGTTTTTCTATGACGTATAAAACGAAGTATAATTCAGATCAGGCAGATGGTAATTCTAAGCCCAATTTAGGATATACTTCATCGGCGGCACCTGATTTACAATTAGAGTTTTTATTTGATGGGACAGGAGTAACGGAAGCGAATTCCGGTATTAAACTTATCAATAAAATTAAAGGAAAATCGTTTGCTAAAACAGCTGTAACAAAACAGATTAATGATTTTTATAAGGCTACTGGTGAGCTTGAAGGATCCATTCATAAACCCTATAATGTTATTCTTAATTGGGGTAGTTTCGAGTTTAAAGGAGTGCTTTCGGAACTAACTATAGAATATAAATTATTTGATAACGAAGGGCAACCTTTAAGAGCTATAGGAAAGGCAACATTCAGCGAATCAACAAGTCCGAAACTTGCTGGTAAAATTGAAGATAAGCAATCTCCGGATCTTACTCACAAAAGAACAGTGCAAGATGGAGATACATTGCCCTTAATGACTGAAAGAATTTACGGAGATTCCAAATACTATCTTGAAGTAGCTAAAGTAAATAAACTTGTTAATTTCAGACAATTAATACCTGGGCAGGATCTATACTTTCCGCCATTAGAAAAAGTATCATAA
- a CDS encoding DUF5908 family protein yields MPIEIKELHIKINVDEKTAATTTATSVDEAKIMRAVSESVEQVVNIEQRKKER; encoded by the coding sequence ATGCCAATAGAAATAAAAGAGCTTCACATTAAAATAAATGTGGACGAGAAAACAGCAGCAACGACAACTGCGACATCAGTTGATGAAGCAAAGATTATGCGGGCAGTTAGCGAAAGTGTAGAGCAGGTAGTAAATATTGAACAACGTAAAAAAGAGAGATAA
- a CDS encoding baseplate J/gp47 family protein has translation MKKTDTFSHYREGKSQMQRFLAELDPSNLELHDFDLFDWLLFANNFAKRVNYFDKDDNTTPQGNWGNFFLGDDTGDAVPRRESVEYKSMKKQVTDLMSQFEQDSNLTPHLTLFVCFLKLLDFSKKAFNNLTKRHLDFYYNEILQIEKNDAKSDKAYVIFELAKKAIQEKIPSGTLLDGDKDANGKKRIYKTGDELIANQAKVVEIKSFLNDVEKRELKMAPAANTADGIGDKLPDDSNYWWPFGYNSDETVSNKSIYKELPKAKLGFSVASSLFDLKEGERTVTLRIDFNKNSTQRLQNLSKTDIENNIKVLCSGEKEWLSGIVLKCIRNEEQTLELSFTLSKDFPAVVKYDKEVLLETFQTDFPVVRFMIEGEKYYDIYEALSEKLIKNIEVAVDVKGVKSVQIENDSSTLNSEKPYYPFTAQPIKGSNFYIKCPEMFSKKWLNADITINWKNTPESIKDLYNGYIIKPNQNISLKDFEGLKTSSIVDSDAYFTADTALLEKEIWHAKANDIDVFKKVDGGYKTQFSINNTSNESGTSESIRLTFNQSSLQDVYPKLYTLALSSDPKVGKLIPNEPYIPFAEDIELNYSAKENAYSYLSKDADGEASKSKGVQLYHEDAFGQYEKEVEIKSIVPVHQNGGELYIGLEALPQTTVSLLIQMLEGSENPLVDTFEEKEFIEWNILSNNTWIDLSDYMLKNETRRFLESGIVKFNIPKDINTNHTRFTNGLVWIRAKSKRSYDAVCKVQGIYTQAVLATFQNQDNDLSHLNNGLEANTINKLITRVPQVKSVSQPYNSFDGKYKETDTEFYRRVSERLRHKNRAITQWDYEHLVLQEFSEVFKVKCLNHTSEKSYMAPGHVTLMVVPNIKNKNAFDVYQPRVSRASLNKIQNYVNELNTMHVNAQVINPNYKEAKVDTKVKFFEQYDETFYTRQLDEDIKKYISPWAFTDSKDIDFNVKLNVNQMINYLEQLYYVDYIDEIKILVNNVLQTQSLIEVDPKSILVSAKQHNVTIADQVCI, from the coding sequence ATGAAAAAAACAGATACATTTTCACATTATCGTGAAGGAAAATCACAAATGCAGCGCTTTTTAGCAGAATTAGATCCTAGCAATCTTGAATTACACGATTTCGATCTGTTTGATTGGCTATTATTCGCAAATAATTTTGCTAAGCGTGTAAACTACTTTGACAAAGATGATAATACAACACCACAAGGAAACTGGGGAAACTTCTTCTTGGGTGATGATACTGGTGATGCTGTTCCAAGAAGAGAAAGCGTTGAGTATAAAAGTATGAAAAAACAGGTTACAGATCTTATGTCCCAGTTTGAACAAGACAGCAATTTGACCCCACACCTGACATTATTTGTTTGCTTTTTAAAATTATTAGATTTCTCAAAAAAAGCCTTCAATAATTTAACGAAAAGGCATTTGGACTTCTATTATAATGAAATTCTCCAAATTGAAAAAAATGATGCCAAATCAGACAAAGCCTATGTGATTTTTGAATTGGCAAAAAAAGCAATTCAGGAGAAAATCCCTAGCGGTACATTGCTGGATGGTGATAAAGACGCAAATGGAAAAAAACGAATTTACAAAACAGGTGATGAGCTTATTGCCAATCAGGCAAAAGTAGTTGAAATCAAAAGTTTTTTAAACGATGTCGAAAAAAGAGAGCTGAAAATGGCTCCGGCAGCAAATACTGCAGACGGCATTGGTGATAAATTACCGGATGACAGCAACTATTGGTGGCCATTTGGATATAATTCTGATGAAACAGTTTCGAATAAATCTATTTACAAAGAACTTCCAAAAGCTAAACTAGGTTTTTCGGTGGCGTCATCATTATTTGATTTAAAAGAAGGTGAGCGAACAGTTACTCTTAGAATAGATTTTAATAAAAATTCGACTCAAAGATTACAGAATCTTTCAAAAACTGATATTGAAAATAATATCAAAGTGCTTTGTAGTGGTGAAAAAGAATGGTTATCGGGCATCGTTTTAAAATGTATTAGAAACGAAGAGCAAACATTAGAACTTTCTTTCACATTATCCAAAGATTTCCCGGCAGTCGTAAAATACGACAAGGAAGTATTGTTAGAAACATTTCAAACGGATTTTCCTGTTGTAAGGTTTATGATCGAAGGTGAAAAATACTACGATATTTATGAAGCTCTTTCAGAAAAATTAATAAAAAATATAGAAGTAGCAGTTGATGTAAAAGGAGTAAAATCGGTTCAGATAGAGAATGACAGTAGTACATTAAATTCAGAAAAACCTTATTATCCATTTACTGCTCAACCTATTAAAGGATCTAATTTTTATATCAAATGTCCTGAAATGTTTTCCAAAAAATGGCTAAATGCAGACATTACCATCAATTGGAAAAATACTCCGGAATCTATAAAAGATTTATACAATGGATATATCATTAAGCCTAATCAAAACATCAGTTTAAAAGATTTTGAAGGGTTAAAAACCTCATCAATTGTAGATTCTGATGCTTATTTTACAGCAGATACCGCATTGTTGGAAAAAGAAATCTGGCATGCTAAAGCGAATGATATTGATGTATTTAAAAAAGTAGATGGTGGGTATAAAACCCAATTTTCAATCAATAATACAAGTAATGAATCAGGCACAAGTGAGTCTATCCGGTTGACATTCAACCAATCATCATTACAGGATGTTTATCCTAAGCTGTATACACTGGCATTATCAAGTGATCCGAAAGTAGGAAAACTTATTCCGAACGAACCTTATATTCCTTTTGCTGAAGATATCGAACTGAATTACAGCGCCAAGGAAAATGCATACTCATATTTAAGTAAAGATGCTGATGGGGAAGCTTCAAAAAGTAAAGGAGTACAATTGTATCATGAAGATGCATTCGGACAATACGAAAAAGAAGTTGAAATTAAGAGTATTGTACCTGTACACCAAAATGGTGGTGAATTATACATCGGTTTGGAGGCGCTGCCACAAACGACAGTTTCACTATTAATCCAAATGCTGGAAGGAAGTGAAAATCCTTTGGTTGATACTTTCGAAGAAAAAGAGTTTATAGAATGGAATATTCTTTCAAATAATACTTGGATTGATTTGTCGGATTATATGTTGAAAAATGAAACCAGAAGATTTTTGGAATCAGGTATTGTAAAGTTCAACATTCCTAAAGATATCAACACCAACCATACAAGATTTACTAACGGATTGGTTTGGATCAGAGCGAAATCAAAAAGAAGTTATGATGCGGTTTGTAAAGTTCAGGGAATTTATACTCAGGCTGTTTTAGCAACATTCCAGAATCAGGATAACGATTTATCTCACTTAAATAACGGATTAGAAGCAAACACCATTAATAAGCTTATCACCAGAGTTCCTCAGGTAAAATCGGTTAGCCAGCCTTACAACTCGTTCGATGGTAAATATAAAGAAACAGATACAGAGTTTTACAGACGCGTAAGTGAGCGATTAAGACATAAAAATAGAGCCATTACGCAATGGGATTACGAACATTTGGTATTACAGGAATTCTCGGAAGTTTTCAAGGTAAAATGTTTAAATCATACTTCTGAAAAATCCTATATGGCTCCAGGCCATGTAACCCTTATGGTGGTACCGAATATTAAAAATAAAAATGCTTTTGACGTCTATCAACCTAGAGTAAGTAGAGCAAGTCTGAATAAAATTCAAAATTATGTGAATGAATTAAATACGATGCATGTTAACGCTCAAGTAATTAATCCAAATTATAAAGAAGCAAAAGTAGATACAAAGGTAAAATTCTTTGAACAGTATGATGAAACATTTTATACAAGACAACTAGACGAAGATATTAAAAAATATATATCGCCTTGGGCTTTTACAGATTCTAAAGATATTGATTTTAACGTGAAACTAAATGTAAATCAAATGATTAACTACTTAGAGCAACTGTATTATGTAGATTACATTGATGAAATAAAAATATTGGTGAATAATGTTTTACAAACACAATCATTAATCGAAGTAGATCCAAAATCAATTTTGGTATCTGCCAAACAACACAATGTTACTATTGCAGATCAAGTATGTATTTAA
- a CDS encoding PAAR domain-containing protein, whose product MKPAARITDMHTCPMVTGTVPHVGGPIIPAGEPTVLIGGMPAARVGDKAVCTGPLDTIASGSSSVLIGGKQAARMGDSTAHGGVITAGEATVLIGG is encoded by the coding sequence ATGAAACCAGCAGCAAGAATTACAGACATGCATACTTGTCCTATGGTCACGGGAACTGTTCCACATGTAGGCGGCCCAATAATTCCGGCAGGAGAACCTACAGTACTTATTGGAGGAATGCCTGCAGCAAGAGTGGGAGACAAAGCAGTATGCACAGGTCCATTAGACACCATTGCATCAGGATCTTCAAGTGTTTTGATAGGCGGAAAACAAGCCGCAAGAATGGGAGATTCTACAGCGCATGGAGGGGTAATCACCGCAGGTGAAGCTACTGTTTTAATAGGCGGATGA